A genomic stretch from Streptomyces venezuelae ATCC 10712 includes:
- a CDS encoding DUF5134 domain-containing protein — protein MHGPALPGWLMVALCAATGFSCLLRMRACAGEERRAAGGEAVMGFGMATMALPAAVLTPPGWSWGVYAAVFGGAALHGLVALRHGGRHAHHVVGSLAMVYMAVAMASPDPGAHTGHTVGTAGGIPVLTGALLLYYTAYVLHTGARLAPEAIPGATVPVPVGVAPAPAGALGGARRPGWATRPELTLSCRLSMALAMLAMLVAL, from the coding sequence GTGCACGGACCGGCCTTGCCCGGCTGGCTGATGGTCGCCCTGTGCGCGGCGACGGGGTTCTCCTGCCTGCTGCGGATGCGCGCGTGCGCCGGGGAGGAGCGGCGGGCCGCGGGCGGCGAGGCCGTGATGGGCTTCGGGATGGCGACCATGGCGCTGCCCGCCGCGGTGCTCACCCCGCCCGGGTGGAGCTGGGGGGTGTACGCGGCGGTGTTCGGCGGCGCCGCACTGCACGGCCTCGTCGCGCTCCGGCACGGCGGGCGGCATGCGCACCATGTCGTCGGCTCGCTCGCCATGGTCTACATGGCGGTGGCGATGGCCTCGCCCGACCCGGGGGCGCACACGGGGCACACGGTGGGCACGGCGGGAGGCATACCCGTGCTCACGGGCGCGCTGCTCCTCTACTACACGGCGTACGTGCTGCACACGGGCGCGCGGCTCGCGCCGGAGGCGATACCCGGGGCGACGGTGCCGGTCCCGGTGGGGGTGGCGCCCGCGCCCGCGGGAGCCCTCGGCGGGGCGCGGCGTCCCGGCTGGGCGACCCGCCCGGAACTGACGCTCAGCTGCAGGCTGTCGATGGCGCTCGCGATGCTCGCCATGCTCGTGGCGCTGTGA